The Astatotilapia calliptera chromosome 4, fAstCal1.2, whole genome shotgun sequence genome segment taatttttgttcttcttttgacTCATACCTGCTTCTGGATGCCGTCTCCAGGGCTGATCGCCTGTGCGTTCTGCTCCTTCTGTTCCCTTTTAGCCTCctggtgtttcttcttctttggtgtttgctgtagctgctgttgttgaacttgctgctgctgttgttgttgcatcCTTTGAAGCTGCTCCTGAACACTTGCCGGTGCCTGTATGGTTACCATATTCTGGATCTGGTGGGCTTGAATCTGTCCCCCGGTTTGCTGGATCTGGATCGGAAGCTGCAGTTTGATCTGCTgaggaaccgtgccaccctgcTGCTGCGCTTGCGCCTGGATCTGGGCTTGGATCTGGGCTGCAACGTGGGGCGGCAGAGCTGACAGCAGCTGCACGGGCTGCTGGAGACCTGGAACTGTGATGAGCTGATGCCTGATTGGAGACTGGACCTGAATCTGAGGCTGTGTTTGAACTTGAGTTTGGTTCTGAGGTTGGAACTGGACTTGGAGCTTTGCTTGGACTTGAGGTTGGGCTTGGACCTGAAGCTGTTGTGGGACTTGAGTTGGTTGCGATGACTGGACTTGAAACTGGGGTTGGGTTTGGACTTGAGTTTGAACTTGTGACTGAATATGGACCTGGGGCGGCTGAGAGGCCTGAGTTTGAATCTGGCTTTGTTGCTGGAACTGAACCTGAACCTGCGGGTGGAGTTGGGTTTGGATCTGAGGCTGCTGTTGAAGCTGACTTTGGGCCTGAGACTGAACCTGAGGCTGGGGCTGAACCTGGGGTTGCGGTTGGACCTGAGGCTGTtgctgagcctgaggttgggttTGCGGCTGCGTTTGGAATGAAGCTTGTACCTGGTGGTGGTACTGAGGTTGGACCCTCGGTTGGATCTGGGCCTGGGTTGAAGCCTGAACATGAGGCAAGGTTTTTGTTTGGGATTGAAACTGCACCTGAGGTTGAATCTGAGCATGAGGGGGTACTTGCCCTTGGGGTGGCTGCTGAGTTTGTGGTTGGATCTGTGCTCGTGGCTGAAACTGAACTCTGACCTGGGGGTGACTTTGAGGTTGTGCTTGCAGATGCGCTTGAGCCTGAATGTGTGGCAACTGTTGGACTTGGCCGCGAGGCTGAACCTGAACCTGTGCACGGATTTGGCCTTGAAACTGGGGCTGAAGCTGAGTGCGGGTTTGGGGCTGAAGCTGAGACTGAGCGGGTCTCATGGTGGTCACGACAGAGGAAACCGGCAATCCCGTCATATGAACCTGCACTGCTGAGACCGGTATTTGTGCCACCTGCTGCACGGACACGACGACCGGGTGCTGGACTTGTGCTTGAGACTGAGGAGTCAGAGATGCCTGAGGCAGCGGAGTAACGGGGGAGTGAGTGGCGATTGGAGCAGGGGGGGAGTGAGTGGCGATTGGAGCAGGGGCGGAGGCGGGTACAGCAGCCAGAGCGGGTGGCTGAACAGCATCTGCTGCCTGTAGAGCTGGCTGAACTGGAGTCTGCGCTTGAGGCGAGGTGGGAGTCCATCCTGAAGGCTGAGCTGCCCTCTGCTCTGTCAAAGCTACAACGAGACAGAGAAGCAAACAGAAAATTTTAAAGTCAACTAAAGCAAAACCATTCTAAGGTCCACTACAACAGGACAGTGCTGATGATGGTGGGCACTTTACCTGGCACTGAAGGTGTTGTTGAGGTGGCAGTAACTGGTGTGACAACAGCGTTTGCCACAGCAGCATGGAGGGGGACAGGACCTGTGGCTTGGATTTGAGTAAGAGCTTTGGCTGGGGACGGGACAGCGATCTGCGTGGACATGACGGCTATGACGGGAGCAGAGACGGGTGCAAGGGCCGGGGTGGGAGCTTGGACAGGTGAAGGAAGAGAGGCAGAAATGGGCACTGGAACAGAGTTAGGACCAGCTGCTGCTACACCAGCAACCTGGGGGAGCAGGGGATCAGCAGCATGCACCTGAACTGGGGTGGAGGATAACCCTGGAGCAGAACTGAAGGCGTGTGCCTGGACTTGGGATCTGGGGACAGCTTGTCCTGGTGGTGAGCCTGCAGTTTGGGTTTGTGTAGGTAGAGAACTGGGTGCGAGGCTGGAGACGAGGGTTTGGACCACAGGTTGGAGGTCAGCTTGTGATGATGCTGAGGTCAAAACCTGTTTCTGAGTTATAGACGGGCCTGCATTTGGTGCTGGGAGGGCTGGAACCGATGATGCCAGCTGGGGCTGTGCAACAGCTGAGGCTGGTGTGGAGGGCAACATCTGTGTGGAGGAGTGGGTTGCAACTTGTGGCAAAGCAGTCATGGGAGTGGATATTTGCGAGAGTGCAGGGACAGGTGACGGGGTAGCGGCTGAAAGGTGCATTTGAGATGCAGCCTGGACGACAGCCTGTGGGGAAGTGGGCACGGGGGCTGCGACTTGGGTTTGCATGGGGACTGGAGCTGGAGTGGGGGCTAAACTTGGCATCTGTGTCGGGCCTGCAACATGCGTTGGGGCAGGCAAAGGGGCCGTCATTTGGGTTTGGGCTACAGATGAGGGAGTCGTCTGGACTTGTGCAGAAGCTCTGGGTTGAAGAGGAGTTGACATTTGGGTTTGGGGGGTCTGGACTGCAGTGGGTTTGGCAGGGGTAGCAGGAGCAGGTGCTGAAGTTGGAGCTGAAGATGATGGTGGAATCGGAGTGAAGAGGAAGCGCTGGACCTGGCCATTGGGCATAGCTGCCTGCATTAGTTGTTGACCGGGGCCGGGGATGACTGTTACACCCTGTGGGATGATCTGCAGCTGTCCCTGGGTCTGGCCTTGACCCTGGATCACCACTGTCAGACCTGGGTTTCCTCCCTGTGGAGTTGCAcacaaaaggatttttttttttatatatatttgtaagattAAGATATTATAAATTACTTTTAGAGAGAAAGAGTAAGGGAAACCTGTGCACTCTGTGTAAGCTGCATGAGCTGTGCCATAGTGAGTTTAACTTGACCCTGCTGCggtctttgtgtctggggaggAGCTCCGGGAGACTGTCCAGGAGCTGTGGAGGCAGCACACGGTGATGGTGCAGGACCTGCAGCCCTCTGACCCAAAGCTGCCTGCACAGGTGTAGAACCAGGCACAGCTGCAGGCTGGCCACGGCCCATCGGAGCCACAGCCTGATGAACCTGACCTGGAAGGGATCAAgatttattatttgtattgaaATGTTGGGGATGTTAACCTGAGAATAAAAAGTAGCATTCAGACACAAACCTGGCTGAGCTGCTGAACTTCTGACCCCTGCTGTGCCTACAGAGGTAGACTGAGTGAGTGGCTGATTCACTGCGGTACTGGGCTGTGTTTGGCctcctgctgtggtgacctagaaaaacaaacccaaggGTGAAAACATCAGTAATCATGCTTAGTGTCTTTAGTTAATAAGTGAAAAATGCAGGGTGAATGACAAAAGACCTGTTGCTGGGTGGTTGAGGTGGAGGTTGTGGCTCTGAGGTTGATGTTGCCAGTTGTAGGATGTAGTGTGCTGTATGTCCTAAGGTTCGCAGGAGGCCCAGAGGGGAATATACCCAGGACTTTTTGCTGCACTACACCTGCTGACAGGAACATTTAtgttaaaaggagaaaaagcagaaatgtgCTAGGAACATAGATACAGGTAAACAAGAACAGAAGGGAAAAGCATGCACTGAGTATGCGTGTCTGAAAGTCTTCCTCACTCAGTTAACTAGATTAAAGTAGTTTATACACACAAGCCAAAGACCAGAAAAAAACGATTTTACAAAACAGCGATCAGCTTTTAGCCAGAGAACCTTTTcagaatacaaagaaaaaacacacacacacacacacacacacacacacacacacacacacacacacacacacacacacacacacacacacacacacacacacacacacacacacacacacacacacacacacacacaaaatgtggCATTATCTAAGCTCAGCATCAATACTTCAACGCAAGTCTGACATTTTCACATAATACTTCACCATCCATTTTTGGGCACACATACGCCAAAAACGGCAGGAATGGATGTCATTCTCGTGCTCCCTACCTCCTTGAGTAGTGGGCATGTTCAAGGTGACAATCTTGCTGTTAGCGGGCAGTGGCAGTTTGGCGGCGAGGACCTGGCCAGCCACAGTCACTGGGCTACCAGCGATCTGGAAGGCTTGCTCTGAGGTGGTGATGCTACCAGCCACAGTGGAGGCTGCAAGACACACCACGCCACCTGTGGTCATGGGTAACCCAAGAAGGACCACCACAACAGCCAGTCTACGGCTGTGGTGTCCACTGTTGGGAGTCAATATAAGGAGGCTGATGTTTTGAATATTTTGGTATCGAGTATATTGGTTTAGAGTCTAATGACACACGGTATTGCATGAATGCCTCAAAGGATATACAGAATTGAGAATTTTTGCAGGATTCAAAGTGGACACCACGAACCACAAAATTCTTTTGGCATGCGAATCGTACTCATAATGAAAACGCTGAAGTCGTGCAGATGATGTATTTTTTATGGATGCCAATATTactaaaatagaaaaaacagaagaaatctTATGGCACCCTCCTCGGTTCCTCCATCTTacagatgatgatgaggatgatgagtaAAAAGGAAGATGACTAAACCTCTCCTCATCTTCCAGCTGCTCACCTGAGCTGTTGTTAGCCTGACCCTGCTTGACCCAGGAAGCAAAAGACTGATGGAAGTTCTTGTCTTGCTGGAACGGGACTGGAGAGCTCAGTTTGGAGGCCAACACCATCTTGGTTCCTGAAGTTATTTGACTTGTCTTCTGGCCCACCGATACTGGGGTGCCGGGAGTGCCGGCTGAGGTGGTGGTGCACATTGTCGTGGTTGTTGTGGCAGTTGTGGTCGGTCTCTGCTGCTCGAGACGTTTCTGAAAGAAATGTGTCCAAccatttaaatgtgctgctggtgCGGCGCTTTACCCAGAGCCAGAATCTCTGATTACACCCGTGTAACTGCATTGCGCCGAGTTTCTACCTGCTGGGCTGCCAGTCTGGCCTGCTTCAGCTGGTTCTCTAAATGGGCCTTGACCTCCTCCGCTGTCTTCAGACTACTGCCGGTCTTGGAGGGATCTCCGCCCTGTGACTTCTCCCTCTCCAACCTGTGGCACCAAAAAGAAGGTAAAGTGTTCACTAACACAGTGACGCTATGAAGAAACATACAGAGGCGACGCTGAGGGAGTTCCTCACCTCTCTGCAAAGGCTCTGATCTCCCACAGCTCCAGCTCCTCCTCGGGCACCCACGTTTCCACAGCAACAGGACCAGTCGGTTTAGTGGGCTCCTGCTTCTTAGGCCTCAGAGCACTTGAGCGCAGGCCTTTCCTCTGTGGAGTGGGGGTTTCTGCTCACAAAAAGTCAGAAAGCAACAATTAATTATGTTTAGAAATCTTCTTCAAGTGGACCATTAACAGCTTGTCAAAGATCCTACATCATGCCCAAACAGACTTTCGTTTTCTACCTTTGGGAGTGTCTCTGTTTCCGAGGGGGCAGATGATCTTCCTGATGCAGTATTCAGAGCGGATGCCATAGGGCCCCACGTCTCTTCGTTTTATAATCTCAGTTGTGGTGATGTCTGTCTCCGTTGTTTCTTTGGTGAAAGATAAAACACATTGccacattttcatattttaaattaaaaaaaaacagcagaaaactgTACATAACATGTGCTCAGAATTTTCTAACCTTTTCGCGTTGTCCCTACAGCAGCAGAGGGCTTCACAGCCATGTCGTCCCACCTCAGGCAGGCCCACAGCAGCCTCAGCATTAGACTGACCCCTGCCAGCGACCTCACAGTCTGAAGACGGTACCTGAACAGTCACCAAAGCTGTTAGTTAGTAAATCTTCCAACAGTAATTCAGTTTATATTAAACttttttcagctgctctctTATTCACTGGGGTTCATCACAGTGGCTGAGAGGCCACTACTACTACAGCCAACTGTGAGACGAGAGCCTTTCATTAAAGAAGCAGCTAAATTATTTGAGGGATTGAGTCTATGGCAACCTGGCTATTGCAATGACATCATACTGTAGCAGCAGATCTAAAGGTAATTTCAAGAAAATGTGTTACGGACCTCCACGTGATTCCAAAGGTGGGCCGAGGTGAAGGGTACGGCCATATATCTGGAGCAGGCTTGGCATTGTAGTTGAAGATGGGAACTTCTCTGAAGCCTGCCTTCCTCGCCAGTCTCTTAAGGTCATCGTTCGGGAGGACAAAGATGCTCTTCTTGCTGCTCTTGGTGACAAATTTGCGGTAAGACGGCAGGGCTGTGCCCGAGCGGGCCTTCTTAGTTTTGGAGAACCTTAGAAGGCTGACTCTATTTTTGGTGGAGTACTCTTTACTTATTGTCATGGAGCTGGCTGAACCAGAGGCGCCCGTTTTGGTGTCAGCAGCTGGAAGTTTAGTCTTCTGGGAAACAGGCGTTCCGGAGCTGGGCTGGGTGGCGGAGCTGGAAACGGCGCTACTTCCTGCGGGCACATCGAGCTTGCTGGTGCTGCTGGGCGTGTCTGGTATCAGGGAGTTCTGAGATACTTTCGTGACAACGTCATTGGTGGCAGAGGACTTCAAACCTTCACCACTAGAGCAATTATCTGTAGTTTTATTATTCTGGCAAGAAGGGCTTGAAGACTGAAGCGTAACAGGCACTGCCTCCTTGGTATCCATGGCCACATCCTCACTCTTACTAACAGAGTCTCCTTTCTCTCCAACATGGTTCTCTAATTTTGGGACTTTCATAGGAGGGGGGTGACATATATCGGATACATCGTTTTGCGAGAGGTTTCCATTCATCAGGGACTTGACGGGCTCTTTGACGTCACCTTGATCTCGGGTTTCTGGGTTTGAGTGCACGGGTTCTGTGACCATAGTTTTCCCATTCACCTGTACTGGACTGGTCTTGCTTTGGGTTACCTCCATGCTCTCTGTGTCACTCTGTTCAGAGTCTTTCTCAACTTCCTCATAGGCACGTTTCTTTGAATTCTCAGacttctgtgttttttcactgttttctaatgtctctgttatacagttgtttttattgttaaggCCAGGGTTAGTTAAGGGTCCTCCATTCACCTCTTTATGGGCACAAACCTCCCCGCTGTTTCCGTGCACAGAATTTAATTCCCCCTGTTGACCTCTGTCGGGTCCTAACTCCTCTGATTTGACCTCCAGGCCGTCCGTCTTTGCTTTTATGTCCTCTTGATCGAAGTCAAGCTTTTTAACCATGCCATCTTTCACTTGTAGGCTTTCGTCCTTCTCTTCTACTTTAACGCACGGAGTCGTAGCTGTCTGCTGTCTGGTTGATCCTTCAGTCTTAATAACAGGAGCAGGTTTTGCGGCTGCCTGTCTTAACTTCTCAAGTCTCTGCTTCTCCTCCAAGGTGAACTGCTTCACCCGGCGCTCcaggagcccgtccagcttgGAAGGCTTTACTTTCTTCTTATAAACTGTGCGCAGCTGGAAGCCCTCACTGACGTTCACGACGTCAGCGAAGAGTTTCGATGTTGCAGGCTCCTCCTTGGGTTGCTCGAGTTTCTGGGTTGGTTCATCCCTCTCaggatgtgcagcaggtgaGGAAGGGCCTTTGCCATCAGGATTATCTATGACAAAGAAGAGCAGGGGTTAGTGGATGATGGAGATGCACATTCATGGACAGCatagaggcaaaaaaaaaaacaaaaccttaaatTAAACTTACCCTGCTTGTTGTTTGAAGAAACCTCTGTTTTCTCATCTTCTCTTTTTGCTTCAGAATTTTTTCCCTGCGCCTCTTCTGCAGgcttctcctcctctgtggagTTCTCAGATTTACGGTCCTCCTCGCACGAGGCCCTCTGAGATGACTCTGTGACGGATGCTTGTTCTTTGGCCTTGTTGGCTGTCTTTTGAATTGCCTGAGTCTCCATTTCTGTTGGCATTTTCTGCTTATTTGTACAGTCTGCTGCATTTTCCTTCCTCATTTTAGCCGCTAATGAAGACAGCAAAAATAGTTTATGCACCCAAAGCGTCAGCCGCAGGAGAACATATCAAGTACCATTAAGAAATTAAGCTACTTCATCTCTTACCTTCCAGTTCTTTGCGGTAGTTTACGTTTGTGTTTCCCGGGAGCCTCGGAACAAAATGGGCCACGTGCGTCCTACTGACCCAGCACCACCCGCCATACCCCGTCACTCTGTACTCCTCCCCCTTCTGCTTCCACACCTTGTTTGGAAAAAATTACGAGGAGGTTAAAAAGTAGTTTTCAGACGAGGTAGTTTACACATTAACACAGAGAAGAGTTAAGATGCTGCTGTTTGTACCTGGTGTTTGATGGGGATGGTGTATTTCACCCATGTGGCCTGCTGCAGTGTTTCCTCATCTTCCAGTTTTTTCTCTCGTTTTTTCACCTTCTCCTTCTCTTCCCGCTCCATGGAGGTCATACGATGTAGcctgtattaaaaaaacatgagcAAAGACATAAAGCACAAGGACCGTATTGGAAACAGGAAAGTCATTACCGAGTTTGTCAGCCGTGCActccaaaaaggaaaaatgaagaaatcccAGGTGCAGTGACTCACAAATAACCCTTTAGTTGTGTTTTACTGTTTGTACAGACATTTTCACAGCGCCACGTTAGTTTTGTTTACCTTGTGTGTCCAAGGGATTCCTTCCATACAGGCAGCATGACCACTGGT includes the following:
- the bptf gene encoding nucleosome-remodeling factor subunit BPTF isoform X2, coding for MRGKRGRPPKPLQTEEPSPAAARGLRPRRNLKPRLRDSGDEDAESPTRETVKTPKKRRGGPSTRGRGRGRGAGARGGRGGRGGRRTPASKAVVYDDHESEEDDDAVSLRSEEDEFIEEEPQSEEEEALKEDSDCLEDDMLEEEEDNASYCTESSFRSQSTHASTPGRKKGRTPRPRTPILEEKEIPPLELPDTSEDLLVVNEELLNAISIYEVLRNFSTVLRLSPFRFEDFCAALVGQEQCTLIAETHISLLKAILHEEDSSNTTFGPADLKDSVNSTLYFIDGMTWPEVLRAYCESDVEYHHVLKYQEVDDYPYSPLGSKIKVLQFLVDQFLTTNIAREELMSDGSMQYDDHCRVCHRLGDLLCCETCSAVYHLECVKPPLEAVPEDEWQCEICVAHKVSGVTDCVPEAQKCRPYVRQEPIGYDRHQRKYWFLNRRIIVEEDGEHEKKKIWYYSTKAQLEELMEFLDKEYWEMDLHATLEEMKEEVQAHMDITEDLTNKARGNNKAYLTAANEVVVERLKVRQEAREAKTRTEEPKQDSDKGSVNAADATAESTSQPDNAESKAVKPMGEAGSQAASAPPAAEESRASDPDPGSAALDTALPKTESIESNKEAQVSHSGSQESSESAPDAKRERTDEDSKESSSEVRRAGDLQAPTKNQPQQPQSSQAEANGGSSQVPGSASSKKPEPPDLADRSSQSSFTSQDGTEEYNERVKNERGAAQESNNHTPRGSKESSPVRSDVESLRLSFLKRDLTVNLNNLFKLGQEGKYRVYQNQYSTNVLALNKHQHREDHDKKRHLSHKFSLTTASEFKWNGSIYGSRSLTISTLRLTIIQLETNIPGPFMHPNWASHRTNWNKAVQMCSKAREFALALAILECAIKPVVMLPVWKESLGHTRLHRMTSMEREEKEKVKKREKKLEDEETLQQATWVKYTIPIKHQVWKQKGEEYRVTGYGGWCWVSRTHVAHFVPRLPGNTNVNYRKELEAAKMRKENAADCTNKQKMPTEMETQAIQKTANKAKEQASVTESSQRASCEEDRKSENSTEEEKPAEEAQGKNSEAKREDEKTEVSSNNKQDNPDGKGPSSPAAHPERDEPTQKLEQPKEEPATSKLFADVVNVSEGFQLRTVYKKKVKPSKLDGLLERRVKQFTLEEKQRLEKLRQAAAKPAPVIKTEGSTRQQTATTPCVKVEEKDESLQVKDGMVKKLDFDQEDIKAKTDGLEVKSEELGPDRGQQGELNSVHGNSGEVCAHKEVNGGPLTNPGLNNKNNCITETLENSEKTQKSENSKKRAYEEVEKDSEQSDTESMEVTQSKTSPVQVNGKTMVTEPVHSNPETRDQGDVKEPVKSLMNGNLSQNDVSDICHPPPMKVPKLENHVGEKGDSVSKSEDVAMDTKEAVPVTLQSSSPSCQNNKTTDNCSSGEGLKSSATNDVVTKVSQNSLIPDTPSSTSKLDVPAGSSAVSSSATQPSSGTPVSQKTKLPAADTKTGASGSASSMTISKEYSTKNRVSLLRFSKTKKARSGTALPSYRKFVTKSSKKSIFVLPNDDLKRLARKAGFREVPIFNYNAKPAPDIWPYPSPRPTFGITWRYRLQTVRSLAGVSLMLRLLWACLRWDDMAVKPSAAVGTTRKETTETDITTTEIIKRRDVGPYGIRSEYCIRKIICPLGNRDTPKETPTPQRKGLRSSALRPKKQEPTKPTGPVAVETWVPEEELELWEIRAFAERLEREKSQGGDPSKTGSSLKTAEEVKAHLENQLKQARLAAQQKRLEQQRPTTTATTTTTMCTTTSAGTPGTPVSVGQKTSQITSGTKMVLASKLSSPVPFQQDKNFHQSFASWVKQGQANNSSASTVAGSITTSEQAFQIAGSPVTVAGQVLAAKLPLPANSKIVTLNMPTTQGGVVQQKVLGIFPSGPPANLRTYSTLHPTTGNINLRATTSTSTTQQQVTTAGGQTQPSTAVNQPLTQSTSVGTAGVRSSAAQPGQVHQAVAPMGRGQPAAVPGSTPVQAALGQRAAGPAPSPCAASTAPGQSPGAPPQTQRPQQGQVKLTMAQLMQLTQSAQGGNPGLTVVIQGQGQTQGQLQIIPQGVTVIPGPGQQLMQAAMPNGQVQRFLFTPIPPSSSAPTSAPAPATPAKPTAVQTPQTQMSTPLQPRASAQVQTTPSSVAQTQMTAPLPAPTHVAGPTQMPSLAPTPAPVPMQTQVAAPVPTSPQAVVQAASQMHLSAATPSPVPALSQISTPMTALPQVATHSSTQMLPSTPASAVAQPQLASSVPALPAPNAGPSITQKQVLTSASSQADLQPVVQTLVSSLAPSSLPTQTQTAGSPPGQAVPRSQVQAHAFSSAPGLSSTPVQVHAADPLLPQVAGVAAAGPNSVPVPISASLPSPVQAPTPALAPVSAPVIAVMSTQIAVPSPAKALTQIQATGPVPLHAAVANAVVTPVTATSTTPSVPALTEQRAAQPSGWTPTSPQAQTPVQPALQAADAVQPPALAAVPASAPAPIATHSPPAPIATHSPVTPLPQASLTPQSQAQVQHPVVVSVQQVAQIPVSAVQVHMTGLPVSSVVTTMRPAQSQLQPQTRTQLQPQFQGQIRAQVQVQPRGQVQQLPHIQAQAHLQAQPQSHPQVRVQFQPRAQIQPQTQQPPQGQVPPHAQIQPQVQFQSQTKTLPHVQASTQAQIQPRVQPQYHHQVQASFQTQPQTQPQAQQQPQVQPQPQVQPQPQVQSQAQSQLQQQPQIQTQLHPQVQVQFQQQSQIQTQASQPPQVHIQSQVQTQVQTQPQFQVQSSQPTQVPQQLQVQAQPQVQAKLQVQFQPQNQTQVQTQPQIQVQSPIRHQLITVPGLQQPVQLLSALPPHVAAQIQAQIQAQAQQQGGTVPQQIKLQLPIQIQQTGGQIQAHQIQNMVTIQAPASVQEQLQRMQQQQQQQVQQQQLQQTPKKKKHQEAKREQKEQNAQAISPGDGIQKQAVVKQNATAEQLKQRKTLAAAEREENQRMIVCNQVMKFLLDKIEKDEKQAAKKRKKEEVVEQKRSKQNATKLTALLYKHKEHLKAEILKKRALLDKELQLQVQEELRRDIARLQREKEKARAAIAQAAAATVKAASSQSSHSSQLSHSTHSSHSTRTVTSPSSSHKRKREDERDKDRNRERERHHDKSKKRDRDKDKDKERERHKDRDKERDREKERDRERDRHRDRDRDKERDGDKDKDRDSNSSKHKKKKKKLSSTSKDHKKDTKLYCICKTPYDESKFYIGCDLCSNWFHGACVGITEKEAKKLEDFVCNDCKRGQEGGSNEELYCICRTPYDESQFYIGCDRCQNWYHGRCVGILQSEANHIDVYVCPQCQSTEDAMTVLTPLTDKDYEGLKRILRSLQSHKMAWPFLEPVDPHDAPDYYRVIKEPMDFSTMETRLQKRHYHKLTEFVADVTKIFDNCRYYNPNDTPFYQCAETLEAFFVQKLKGFKASRSHNNKLQSSAAS
- the bptf gene encoding nucleosome-remodeling factor subunit BPTF isoform X5, with amino-acid sequence MRGKRGRPPKPLQTEEPSPAAARGLRPRRNLKPRLRDSGDEDAESPTRETVKTPKKRRGGPSTRGRGRGRGAGARGGRGGRGGRRTPASKAVVYDDHESEEDDDAVSLRSEEDEFIEEEPQSEEEEALKEDSDCLEDDMLEEEEDNASYCTESSFRSQSTHASTPGRKKGRTPRPRTPILEEKEIPPLELPDTSEDLLVVNEELLNAISIYEVLRNFSTVLRLSPFRFEDFCAALVGQEQCTLIAETHISLLKAILHEEDSSNTTFGPADLKDSVNSTLYFIDGMTWPEVLRAYCESDVEYHHVLKYQEVDDYPYSPLGSKIKVLQFLVDQFLTTNIAREELMSDGSMQYDDHCRVCHRLGDLLCCETCSAVYHLECVKPPLEAVPEDEWQCEICVAHKVSGVTDCVPEAQKCRPYVRQEPIGYDRHQRKYWFLNRRIIVEEDGEHEKKKIWYYSTKAQLEELMEFLDKEYWEMDLHATLEEMKEEVQAHMDITEDLTNKARGNNKAYLTAANEVVVERLKVRQEAREAKTRTEEPKQDSDKGSVNAADATAESTSQPDNAESKAVKPMGEAGSQAASAPPAAEESRASDPDPGSAALDTALPKTESIESNKEAQVSHSGSQESSESAPDAKRERTDEDSKESSSEVRRAGDLQAPTKNQPQQPQSSQAEANGGSSQVPGSASSKKPEPPDLADRSSQSSFTSQDGTEEYNERVKNERGAAQESNNHTPRGSKESSPVRSDVESLRLSFLKRDLTVNLNNLFKLGQEGKYRVYQNQYSTNVLALNKHQHREDHDKKRHLSHKFSLTTASEFKWNGSIYGSRSLTISTLRLTIIQLETNIPGPFMHPNWASHRTNWNKAVQMCSKAREFALALAILECAIKPVVMLPVWKESLGHTRLHRMTSMEREEKEKVKKREKKLEDEETLQQATWVKYTIPIKHQVWKQKGEEYRVTGYGGWCWVSRTHVAHFVPRLPGNTNVNYRKELEAAKMRKENAADCTNKQKMPTEMETQAIQKTANKAKEQASVTESSQRASCEEDRKSENSTEEEKPAEEAQGKNSEAKREDEKTEVSSNNKQDNPDGKGPSSPAAHPERDEPTQKLEQPKEEPATSKLFADVVNVSEGFQLRTVYKKKVKPSKLDGLLERRVKQFTLEEKQRLEKLRQAAAKPAPVIKTEGSTRQQTATTPCVKVEEKDESLQVKDGMVKKLDFDQEDIKAKTDGLEVKSEELGPDRGQQGELNSVHGNSGEVCAHKEVNGGPLTNPGLNNKNNCITETLENSEKTQKSENSKKRAYEEVEKDSEQSDTESMEVTQSKTSPVQVNGKTMVTEPVHSNPETRDQGDVKEPVKSLMNGNLSQNDVSDICHPPPMKVPKLENHVGEKGDSVSKSEDVAMDTKEAVPVTLQSSSPSCQNNKTTDNCSSGEGLKSSATNDVVTKVSQNSLIPDTPSSTSKLDVPAGSSAVSSSATQPSSGTPVSQKTKLPAADTKTGASGSASSMTISKEYSTKNRVSLLRFSKTKKARSGTALPSYRKFVTKSSKKSIFVLPNDDLKRLARKAGFREVPIFNYNAKPAPDIWPYPSPRPTFGITWRYRLQTVRSLAGVSLMLRLLWACLRWDDMAVKPSAAVGTTRKETTETDITTTEIIKRRDVGPYGIRSEYCIRKIICPLGNRDTPKETPTPQRKGLRSSALRPKKQEPTKPTGPVAVETWVPEEELELWEIRAFAERLEREKSQGGDPSKTGSSLKTAEEVKAHLENQLKQARLAAQQKRLEQQRPTTTATTTTTMCTTTSAGTPGTPVSVGQKTSQITSGTKMVLASKLSSPVPFQQDKNFHQSFASWVKQGQANNSSGVVQQKVLGIFPSGPPANLRTYSTLHPTTGNINLRATTSTSTTQQQVTTAGGQTQPSTAVNQPLTQSTSVGTAGVRSSAAQPGQVHQAVAPMGRGQPAAVPGSTPVQAALGQRAAGPAPSPCAASTAPGQSPGAPPQTQRPQQGQVKLTMAQLMQLTQSAQGGNPGLTVVIQGQGQTQGQLQIIPQGVTVIPGPGQQLMQAAMPNGQVQRFLFTPIPPSSSAPTSAPAPATPAKPTAVQTPQTQMSTPLQPRASAQVQTTPSSVAQTQMTAPLPAPTHVAGPTQMPSLAPTPAPVPMQTQVAAPVPTSPQAVVQAASQMHLSAATPSPVPALSQISTPMTALPQVATHSSTQMLPSTPASAVAQPQLASSVPALPAPNAGPSITQKQVLTSASSQADLQPVVQTLVSSLAPSSLPTQTQTAGSPPGQAVPRSQVQAHAFSSAPGLSSTPVQVHAADPLLPQVAGVAAAGPNSVPVPISASLPSPVQAPTPALAPVSAPVIAVMSTQIAVPSPAKALTQIQATGPVPLHAAVANAVVTPVTATSTTPSVPALTEQRAAQPSGWTPTSPQAQTPVQPALQAADAVQPPALAAVPASAPAPIATHSPPAPIATHSPVTPLPQASLTPQSQAQVQHPVVVSVQQVAQIPVSAVQVHMTGLPVSSVVTTMRPAQSQLQPQTRTQLQPQFQGQIRAQVQVQPRGQVQQLPHIQAQAHLQAQPQSHPQVRVQFQPRAQIQPQTQQPPQGQVPPHAQIQPQVQFQSQTKTLPHVQASTQAQIQPRVQPQYHHQVQASFQTQPQTQPQAQQQPQVQPQPQVQPQPQVQSQAQSQLQQQPQIQTQLHPQVQVQFQQQSQIQTQASQPPQVHIQSQVQTQVQTQPQFQVQSSQPTQVPQQLQVQAQPQVQAKLQVQFQPQNQTQVQTQPQIQVQSPIRHQLITVPGLQQPVQLLSALPPHVAAQIQAQIQAQAQQQGGTVPQQIKLQLPIQIQQTGGQIQAHQIQNMVTIQAPASVQEQLQRMQQQQQQQVQQQQLQQTPKKKKHQEAKREQKEQNAQAISPGDGIQKQAVVKQNATAEQLKQRKTLAAAEREENQRMIVCNQVMKFLLDKIEKDEKQAAKKRKKEEVVEQKRSKQNATKLTALLYKHKEHLKAEILKKRALLDKELQLQVQEELRRDIARLQREKEKARAAIAQAAAATVKAASSQSSHSSQLSHSTHSSHSTRTVTSPSSSHKRKREDERDKDRNRERERHHDKSKKRDRDKDKDKERERHKDRDKERDREKERDRERDRHRDRDRDKERDGDKDKDRDSNSSKHKKKKKKLSSTSKDHKKDTKLYCICKTPYDESKFYIGCDLCSNWFHGACVGITEKEAKKLEDFVCNDCKRGQEGGSNEELYCICRTPYDESQFYIGCDRCQNWYHGRCVGILQSEANHIDVYVCPQCQSTEDAMTVLTPLTDKDYEGLKRILRSLQSHKMAWPFLEPVDPHDAPDYYRVIKEPMDFSTMETRLQKRHYHKLTEFVADVTKIFDNCRYYNPNDTPFYQCAETLEAFFVQKLKGFKASRSHNNKLQSSAAS